aaagtttaaaataaatgtattatatattccCTGAAAAGTTTTTACAATAGAGATAATATAGCGCACAGATTTTAACAAAAAAGTGCTCTAGAAATGCAAAGTGAGAACTAGTGAAGTCCTTTTATGTCTTCCTCTGAGTTTCCTTTTGTTAAATGATCAGATTAAACAAACAGGCACATGACAAAATGACTTGGGTCAAATCACTATCACCACCCAGTTTCTGAGGGTAATGACTGTCAAAAGTCACCAGGGAGTGATCCATTGCTATCCCTTTAATTAAGGCGGGGCTTTTATAACTCAGTTGTTCCATTTGTGACTCAGATCAATCAAATGAAATTCACCTTTTACGTGGCCTGAATCCTGATAGCCCTGCACACTTGATAGGTAATTTAATCATGCCtggtgtagatgaacacaaacTCAAATTAGCTACTGAAAGAGTTGGGCTTCTCAGAGATAGCTGTGCTTTTCCACTTTTATGCAAGAGCTGAGCTTCACCAACTGGCTAGCTGGAGGTGTTATTAAAAATTTAGTGAAAGAAACAAAGGTGTGCTCTGGTGTCTCTTGTTACCCTTTCTACTGTTACTCCGGCAGACAAAAGGCATAGAGCCTACCTCATGAATAATGTGACATGGAATATTCACAATCTATTTTTAATGGAGTCAAGTAATAACATTAAGACAGACATTTGCAATCTTCAAATTTCACACGGGCAAAAGGCACAGTAATTTGTTTTGATTCTGAAATGGgaatataaagataaattaatttcCCAAAAAAAGCCATACAGTTAATCAAAATTAGAATTCCTTATTTATAGCATAAAtagggaaaatgaaaatggaCCAAGAATTCTAAATGTCATCAGAGAAGAGTGGGAGAGGGCAGACACCTAGATTTCAATCAGTTCTACTTAACCCTCAGTGCAATGTCATACTCTTCAAACCAGGTTGAAAATACTCAACCAGTGTGCGTGGTGACTTTTGTGGGAAGGATGTTTTGTCATCCTATTCATTGAGAGCTTTGCCTCCCAGGCAAACAgttctccccccccctcccccccaggtaccaaggattgaacccaggggcacttaatcactgagccacatccccagtccttttttttttttttttttttttttttttgagatagagtcttgttaagttgcttagggcctcactaagtgactgaggctggcttggaacttgcaatccttctgtctcagcctccccagccactgggattacaggtgtgtgccaccatcccTGGCCATCACCTATCagttctgaaaaataattataatctgcTTTACAtagtaaacaaatttaaattttaaacaaagtaaaGTACTGTGCAAAGGCCTGGTGTTGGAAAACCAAAGGAGGACAGCCAAGGAACAAGATTTGGAGGGACGGGAGAAAAGCAGCTATCAAAGTCCTGCTGACCTACCAACACAGAATGCCAGTGtgtcttatttgttttcttggtgctcAACCAATTTCTCTTCCCTTTGAGTTACTGAGAGCACAGCCAGCCTATAGGATcatctactgtgtgccaggcactgttctggggGCTGAAAGTTCAGCAGTAATCAAATAAAGCTCCATAGGACATCGTCCTTATAGCTGTATCCCCACCACCTAGAACACTGCCAGGCATACCAGGGTACTTAATCAAATGTATAGAGTAGATTTGAATGGAAATGGGCAATCTGCAGGTAGTCACCAGAGCCATGCAAGCCCTGAATGTCTGGCTGGGAGGTGTTAGGACCCAGGTAGTAGGGATTTAGTTCAGAATTGTATTCATTCTCTAAGGATCCACAGGTGGATAGAGCCACAAACCTGGATCCCCACTGTACTACAACTCATGCATCTTTAAGTTTGGAATTTGCCTTCAGCTTGGCATTTGCTAACCactcatattttttctcttctccagtTTCCACAGAATCAAAGTAGTCAGAATTGGATTGGGATGACAGGACCATATCCAGATTTTATAGTCAAGAAAACTAGTATCAGGGAAGTCAAAGAATTTGTCTGAGTCACATGATGTGTCTGTGCTAGAACCTCAACTAAGATTCAGACCTCCAGACCAAAGGCttgtgatttctttatttatctagGAATCTTTTGGccccactaaaaaaaattaataatacatttaaattctcAGAGGAAAGCTTATGTACCTGTGGGACCACTGGAACTCTACAAGGTAGGATCTTAGTTTTATATACCTCCCAGTCTTTCTGATAAGAAtgaaggggctgggatgtggctcagtgttagggCACACATGAGGCAACAGTTTTGAtattcagcacacacacacaaaaaaaaatcaagaaggaaGTATCTGGGGGaggggaatacacacacacacacacacacacacacacacatcaaagcAATAGGATTTTACTCTTTGTACATTGATTTCTCCTTCACTTTTATACTCCACTGTAGTTTCCTTTGGTGCCAGTTTCCCtcacagaaaaaaagcaaaagtcttTCTCAAATTCCCTGCCTAAATAAAAGGCAATCTGGTAATAGTCTTAATCTTTTATTAACTTAATACATCACtctaataaatatgtaataacaaacaTAATGCActcccaaagatctaaaatcattTACAAACTTCATCAAAGTAAAAATATCGCCTTTCCCCCCATATGGTACACATGGAAGGCCAAAGAGTTGAAGACAAAGGGCCTTCAACCCTATGTGCCTACAAGCTCAGACATCTTAAAAATATCAGCTTAACAATAAAAACTGAGTATACACATGAATCTTTGAAATAACTCTTCAGCTACTTTTTATACTTGATAAAAATCCAAAAGGATCAAAAAGGAAGGTTCAAGATTCTGTGTTCTCGTCTCAGCATTCccttggaagggaaaaaaagcacaGACCCCAGCCACCTGGAGGTACAAATGTTAGCTTTTgcggggcagaggcaggagctaTGATTTTAATCTCTGGCCCTTTAGTACCTAGCATAGTAACTGGTACCTTGGTAAccaaaggttaataaatatttgctgaatgaataaatgacatcTTGTTCACTGCTTCACGTTTTTAACCTCTGATGAGGTCTTCACAGGCCTCCTGCAGAAAGGACCTCTGATCCTCCTCTCATCACCAagtctatttttctgtttcttcctgggGCAGGCTTGATGGTGCATCTGGTGATTTCAAAAGAATTAAGATCCTTCCCCAAATCAGTTTCTGAACCACTCTTCAAGGAGGAGAAATGATTCCTCTGAGATTTACAGGCAGCACCCAACAAAAAGGGGTCAACAAACTTTccagaaggaaacaaaacaacaacagcaacaacaaaaacactcaCTCTTCTTTCTAGCTAAAACTATAGCATGTGTCCACTTGTAAATGGGGGCTCCTTCTCTTCCACATAAGTATCTAGGGGAATTCAGGAAGAGGGACAACACCTGAAGAAATTTCTTGTCTGTGGAACAGGGTAGAAATGAGAAGAACTGTGGAGTCCAAGATTTTATCTGATCCCCACTTGACTTCACATCTTCAGGTGTAGAGTAGCCTAAAGTCCGGCGAGTTGCTGTGGTTCCCACTCGgcaaagaactttaaaaaggtAACTTGTTCCCTCTGGCAGCTACAGAAAGTAAGGTGAAGGGGATTCACCTTGGTGGGATCTGCAGACTGGACTGGGGAGCCTGAGAAATTAGAGAGGCTAGAGGCAAGCAGGGAAGCCATCCTCCGTAGTGTCGTGTAGCTGCTGCTTGCAGCCAGTGAGGGTGCTCATTTGAGCCCATGCTGTGTCTCTCGGTGCCTCCGGAGATCCACCTTCCTCTGGAAGCCCTTCCCACACAGGTCACAGCCAAAGGGTTTGAAGCCTGTGTGTTTGCGGCTGTGGGTGATGAGGTTGGAGCTCTGGCTGAATGCCTTGCCACACACCTGGCACTTGTGGGGCTTCTCACCTGcgggaaaggaagggggaggggagaaagtatGAGTTTATGACAAAGCTAGAGGAGATCCACTGTGACCCACATGCTCTTGGCAGCAGCTGGCTGCACCACAGTCTAAGACCTTCAAGCAACTCAAAGAGGGATGTGTTGCAACATGAACTGACTCCCAGCCTGCAATGTGGTCCCGGGAAGTCATGGGTACACCAGGTGGAAGGGAGACTTTCTGAGTGGGGGTTCCCAGCCAGAGGCCTCAAACCGTTTCCTGCTAAACGGAAACAGAGCAAAGGCCACGTGCCCTCCCCAGCTGAATCCACCTCGGAGGACTCCCCTGACTTTTAGAAGCAGAGAGCACCCAGAACAGATGTTCAACAGGAGGTGGGAGGAGCTGTCCTACAAACCGTGTGACTTGGCTCTAATTCAGAGGAAGTTTTCAAATCTGAGTTTCCAAGTGGGTGTTGGTTTTGTATACCAGAGAGCCTGTCTTCTTTCTTGATCTTGCAGGACCACAGAATGTATCTGAGgcatagacatttctcaaagtcttattttaaaagtccACATTTGAGCTCcaaggtatttattttcttttcttctcatttcttccagTACTGGCTATTGAACTGaggggtactttgccactgaaatatatccccaatcctttctacttttgagacagggtctcgctacgttgctgaggctggccttaaacttgtgattctccaaCCTCAGTgttccaaatcactgggattataggcatgtgctaccatgcccagccacaAAGTATTTCTTAAAGTAGCTAGTCTTTTTCTGCCtggattttactttctttttatgaGACTAATCATAGTATTCTACTGTATTCTATTctgtttggtactgaggattgaatgtaggggtgcttaaccatggagccctttaaagttttttttaaatttttttatttttgagacaggttctcggtaaactgcttagagcctcactaaattgctgaggctggccttgaacttgcaattttcctgtctcagcctcccaagtagctgaaattaaaggcacatgccaccatgcctgggaaGATTCTTTATATGACAGCAACTCTTTACCAAAGATTAATAAATTACTAGACATGAAAAGGTTTTGTCTTTTCCCCATCTCATGTACTATGTGACATTTAGGTAAATGTCATCTATTTTCAAATAGCCCCAGCATAGCATTAATAGTATTGGGGCTAAAAATGCAAACAGATAAAGTTTGATTTTGAGGAACCTTCTTTCCCTCTTGCTatgctctcttctctcttcatGTTTCAGATTTCTTGGATAAGAAATCACCCATCAAAAGTTATCCTATCTCTTTAGGCTCAAACAAATCTGAGAAACCAATTCTAGCTATAATGTAAATGTTTGATAAAGATTTCATGTTTCATTCAGTCAAGATCCTAGTTGCATTTTGATGAGTGTCTTAAATACCTTTACTTATAAAGGAGTGAATTCTACGGAAATTTCAGGCAAATGGGTATGattaaagtaagattttttttctgagattttggATAGGAATATCTACACTGTCCAAGAATATTCATAAATATCAACAGTAGCTATTTGGAACACAGTGccatttgttttaaatgaatattcatattcTGCAATAACACTGTCAAAAATTCCAGGTCTAATGTAAATGTCTTGgtgaattaaaagaaacattcctggagctgtgaatgtggctcagtggtagagtgcttgcctagcatgcatgaggctcagGGGTCCAATTCCcatcaccacaaaaagaaaaaaataatgtgttccTGGAGGTGAACCCATGAGCTGCTGGCATTAAAACCTTCATCTGGCCAGGCACACATGTGGCATACACATGTAATTccagttattcaggaggctgaggcaggagcacctCAAGcttgaagctagcctcagcaacttagcaaggccctgtttaaaaaaaaaaaaaaaacagggccaGAGTTATAGCTCAGGGGAAAATTCAGGACTGGCAGTCAAAATGTTCAATGGTGTCATGATTTCTGTAGTCTGATATTGGGTATCATTCAATGTTTCTGAGTTTCTGGATGGTAAGAGCAGCTTTTTCTACTTTATAGGGTGACAGGAAGTATCAAATGAAATGACAGATTTGAAAACACTGAGTAAATTATAAAACGCTACCACAGGTAAGAAATTATCACTACTAAGGCATAAAATTGCTGATTTTGTGAAAACAGCCATACGTGAAGAGAAGCTTTCTGTGTCTACCAATCCTCATGACTTTGAAAACAGAATAGGATAAACAGGACAAGAGCACAGATATTTGAGAGGTCACATAGGCCTGAACTTGAGCTCTGGCCCCCTACTTGCTAGCGTGACTTTGAACAGTTTACTTAATCCCTCTGTGCCtcctttcctcatctctaaaatggggataagGAATAGTTTCTATCTCCTGAAGTTGTTGTGAGAATAAGATGAGATAATGCAGTTTAACAGAGCTTAGTAATATTGCCATTGTTTTTTCCTCCTCAAGTAGAATAAGCTCTTGACTCCTAAAAATACAGTAGAAAGGCAACACATGAGTCCCTCCCAGAAAAGCCTCTGTGGGAGCCCTACAGAAAGTCTTCAATCTCTAGGTAAACATTTAGAGCAAAACTCTGAGAGGTCTCTGGGGCTTCATATTTCACCCAGAGCAGGAAGCAGTTGGAGCAGCTgctaaactagaaaaaaaaaaaaagaaagaaagaaaaaaaaaaaaccctactctTTCCAAGGATGGAGAACCTGCAATCTGACCTGCTGGTCCTTGAGACACAATCCCAGATCAAGTCCCCTCTGGGAAGAATCACATCTGTGAATGAACCTAGAAGAATctgtctctttgttttctttaacatGCAGTGATTAGCTCCATCCAGAAAACCTCATCCACCTCTCACTGGGGCTAGAATATCAGAGAAGGTGAGTTATATTGGCCTCTGGGTATCTTCAGCTCACCAGTGTGGATGAAGGTGTGTTTCTTCATATCTGACTTCTGGTGGAACCTCTTGCCACAGTACTGACAGGGGTAAGGCCGAGTGTCTGAGTGAATAAGCAGGTGTGTGGACAGTGTAGATGATCTCTTGAAGCTCTTGCCACAGATCTTACAGTCAAAGCTGCGCTCctgcagagagagagatgcaGCACTCCTACTGCAAACACCTAGGCTGCTACCTCCTCACCACTAACCTGACCCTAAAAACTCCAAAGCCAGGGTTCTCCTTCTACAtaatcctccctccccccccctttactTCCAGTCCCCATACTCTCCATACTTCTCCTTTAACACCCACcccttaacatttttatttctatcaaaaCACTTTTCACCCACAACCCTCCAAATCTCATGGCAAAAACTATCCCCACCCTGAATTTTTGACACCCATTTATACACATTTCTCCACCCTCTTCAACTGGAGGCTTAAACCTCAGTCACTTGAAATGCCTCCACCCCTCAGCCATTGTGGGTGTTGGAGGAGACAGGCTGATACTCTAAGTTAACAAGTCTTTGTAAATAAGATTTCTGTCATAGCCATTTGTGTACTTATTTCCTTATCTACCCTCTGTCTTTCAACTAAACTGTACTCTCCGTGGGGCATCCTATCAAGGAGCTGGTGTGCTATATAGAATTCTGAAGTACTAGTCACCTGGAAGTTAGGCAACAAATAGTTATAAACGAATAAATGCAAGAACAGCCTGGAAAATGTGCTAGTAGATGCTCTAAATGAGCCGACGTACCACCTTTTTCAGTTAGGAGGGGCTAATGCAAATTAAGTGACAACCATttggcaggggaaaaaaaaatccggACAAAGAAACAGAGCTAATGTATCAGCAGCAAGTCTCAGTGCACCCAAACCTTCCTCAAACCCAAGGGAATGTTTAGGATCACACCCCGAAGGCTCACAATGATGTGACGTCCAAATGCAAGACTGCTTCAAGGCCTGAGTCTGCTACCACCTACCTTTCCCAATACACCTACATCGGGGCAAGAGGACCTGACCGAGGGACTGGAGGAGCAGACTGGGAGGCAGTGGGGCCAAAATCACCTTGCTGAGAGCGTCTGGTGCAGCACAGAGGAAGAACAAAAGATCTCAAGTTCGAAGACCTGAGCAGGGCTGCGCGTGCGGCAGTCAATATGCCCTGCGCTTACCTGCGAGTGCACAGCTTTGTGCTGCTCCAGGCTCACCGCGTGCCCGAAGGTCTTGCCGCACATCTCGCAGGCAAAGGGTCTGGTGCCGCTGTGGGACCTGCGCACGTGGACCTCGAGCCCGTGCGGCGTGGAGAACACCTGAGACGGGTGGGGCCGGGGAGAAGGCCGCTGAGAGGGGCCGCCGGGAGCGGGCAGTGGCGGGACGTGGGCCGGGGACGCTGGCACCGGGCTGCCAAGGCTGGGCGCGCAGGAATCTCACCTTGCTGCACTTGATACACTTGTAGGAGCCGCCGCCCAGCAGAAGGCGGGTGCACAGCAACTCAGATTCCACCTTGACACCAGCACCCTTTTCAGCGTGTAGCTCGTGGCCGCGATCCGGGTACAGCCGGCCAGCCGCTGCCGTCGACCGCTCATACAGCCCGGCCGCAGCAGATCCAAAGTCGCCATAGAGCCCCAGGCCCACGCCACCGCCAGCGCCACCTCCTGTGCTGCAACTTCCTGGGGCTCCGGCCCCCGCGCCGCCTGCAGCCCTCTCTGGGCCGTAGAGCGCGGCCGGGTGGCCAGGCTCCGGTGTGCGCTCGCAGAAGAGACCGAGGCCGGGGCCGCGTTCCAGAGCTGTACAAGGCCGGTAGCTCTGCACCAGGTGCCGTAGGTCAGAACCCGTCAGGCCACTCCATGAGTACGGCTTGAAAGGCAGAGGGAAGGGTTGGGCTTCGTCCAGCGACTGACACATGGATTTCTCTGACGCTGTAGAGCACAGGAGGGTGTCAGGTCAGATTTAAGCAGGGCGGAGCCGGGTGCACCAAGCATTACCAGGCGCCCAACATTTGTAGAACAGTGCGTGTGCGGGTGCCACGCAAAGTTCCAGGGGCGCTCCGGGGTAAAACATAGCCAGGACACTGGGGCCTCGCGGGTCAGTGGCGGGGTAGCAAACTGATGGTTAAAATGACAGCAGATAGAAAGGTAAATTCTGTTGGAGGGCCTCGGAAGTCCTCGCCGTTGGCGGGATCCGAGCACCTGGAGGTCCCATAAAGGACAAGGCGCGTCTAGACACAAAGAGTTGAGCTGTGCGGGAGGAGAAAGCGCGGTTGTTTAGTCCCTGAACTTGGGCAAAAGGTCCAGACATCAGCGCCAACACTCTCCTAAGCCACTACATGTTCACAATCAATCGGTTTTCTTTCCCGGACCGATGATGCAGAAGGGAGAGGACCCGGAACTACTGAAGACGCATATGTCCGAAAAGACCTCAAGGTGTTAAGATCCTCAAAGTTAAGTGCCTAGTGTAGGTAGCAAAGAAATAGCGGGAAAGGGGTGCCGAATTCTCTCCAACCCTATTCCTATTATATTTTGATGGAGTGGCAGGGAGACGAATTTCTCAGAAAGGATGACTTTACAATTAAAAAGATTTAGTCAACATCTTCAGGATAAGCTTCCTGAATCCTGCTGCACCCTTCCACGTGAACTTGGCTAAAACTAGTAGATTTGTTCTCTTCCCTTCCACAccatcccctctctctctcacacacacacacacactccagtcCAGGCTGACCAATGTAGTGAAAAGCTGCAACCTGATTTTCAGACAGAAGGGTTCTGGAGGTGCCCTGTTCTCCGTGGGGGGTGTCATACACAGCCAGAAAGACCCCTCCACTATTGGCTTTCCTCGCTGGAGCTGCAGGTCTGATCAAGTCAACTCACTGAGTGTGGGATTGGTGGAGATgatcttttaaaactaataaatataatCTGGAAACAACTCGCCTTGGCAGAATTGGGCTGGTCTGCTCCTTCCTTACTCCTACCGTCCAGGACCCGAGCCCTGCCCCCACCCAACGTGCAGTCACCCGGGTGCAGGAAACTCTACTGCTTGCTGGAAATGAAACCCAGTAGGCTGGTCCCGAGGCTGGACCATATTAGCAGAACGAAAAATGAAAGAAGCCCCCAATCTGTGCCTGTGAAGACCGAGCAGGGAGCTGAGATTTTGTTCACCGACCCCTCTCTTCCACTTGGCGCCCAGCTCAGTCAGGCTGAGACTACCGGGTCTCCATTTGTGTGGGTTCCGGGATCTGGGATCATAATATCTTTAAACAAATCAATTCtggtcaaaaaacaaaaaacaaaaaaacaccgcAACTAAACGTTGGAGTAGCCAGTGGAGATATCTGCTTTGTTTTCTCTCACCGGTCAGCTCCACGCAAACGAATGCAAACTACCTGCAGCCAGGGTTCCAAAGCCTTAAAAGTAGACAGCGGATTCGGGGTGGTGATGGGGCAAACTGTTTCAATCGCAGAACAGGCTGATGCTTCCCCCATTGGGACCCATCCCTCACGAATAAGTTCCCTCCTCAGGGTAAGACTCCGTTGCCATTTTTGCATTTCTGCGCCCAAGACCGCGCCAGTTCCCAGCTCAATGCTGGGTTTCCTGGCACCTACCACAGAATCTCCCAACGGGTTCCTACCTGGAGACACGGAGGGTGAAGGAGGCCTCCAAAAATCCTCAAACTCCGAGCTCCGGTCGCAGACGCTGCCCTCGCAGCTGTCCGGAGACGCAGAGGCTCTGTCCTGGGCCTCGATCAGTTGAGACTCAGGGGACAAACGGTCCCCGGGCTCCGCCTTCCCCTCTCCTGAACTCGAAATGCTGTCTGCGGAGAGGAATCAGGAGAGGAATTAGGCTGAGCCCGGACGAGCTTGCGGGTTCTGAAATGGTGCCCTGCAAGACGGTGGCACCCGAGCGTCCTCCTCTATCCACTCCGATCAGACCAGAAACCCTCTTGGATCCGAAAGCTGTCTCAGGAAGGTCCT
This genomic interval from Urocitellus parryii isolate mUroPar1 chromosome 11, mUroPar1.hap1, whole genome shotgun sequence contains the following:
- the Gfi1 gene encoding zinc finger protein Gfi-1, translating into MPRSFLVKSKKAHSYHQPRSPGPDYSPRLENVPAPGRTDSISSSGEGKAEPGDRLSPESQLIEAQDRASASPDSCEGSVCDRSSEFEDFWRPPSPSVSPASEKSMCQSLDEAQPFPLPFKPYSWSGLTGSDLRHLVQSYRPCTALERGPGLGLFCERTPEPGHPAALYGPERAAGGAGAGAPGSCSTGGGAGGGVGLGLYGDFGSAAAGLYERSTAAAGRLYPDRGHELHAEKGAGVKVESELLCTRLLLGGGSYKCIKCSKVFSTPHGLEVHVRRSHSGTRPFACEMCGKTFGHAVSLEQHKAVHSQERSFDCKICGKSFKRSSTLSTHLLIHSDTRPYPCQYCGKRFHQKSDMKKHTFIHTGEKPHKCQVCGKAFSQSSNLITHSRKHTGFKPFGCDLCGKGFQRKVDLRRHRETQHGLK